CGATTGCTCCAATTCGACATCTTTCGATACAACGCCCAGGAACAGGGTTCCGTGCCCCGCATGCAGACCTATGTCCTGGAAGAAACCGAGAATATGACTCTGTTCATCGCCCTGAACCGGATCCGTGAGGAACAGGACCCCGGTCTCATGTTCGACTTCTGCTGCCGGGCCGGCATCTGCGGATCCTGCGCCATGGTCATCAACGGTCGCCCCGGCCTGGCCTGCCAGACCAAGGCCAAGGACCTGCCCGGACACATCATTCTCCACCCTCTGCCCGTCTTCAAGCTCATCGGCGATCTCTGCGTTGACACCGGCGTCTGGTTCCGGGCCATGTACGCCCGAACCGAATCCTGGATACACACCAGCAAAGAGTTCGACCCCCAGGCTCAGGAAGAGCGCATGGACAACAAAATCGCCGAGGAGATCTACGAGCTCGAACGCTGCATCGAATGCGGCTGCTGCGTGGCCGCCTGCGGCACGGCCCGCATGCGCGAGGACTTTCTCGGTGCGGCCTCCCTGAATCGCATTGCCCGGTTCATGGTCGACCCCCGGGATCAGCGTTCCGATCAGCAGT
This portion of the Deltaproteobacteria bacterium genome encodes:
- a CDS encoding fumarate reductase iron-sulfur subunit is translated as MGRLLQFDIFRYNAQEQGSVPRMQTYVLEETENMTLFIALNRIREEQDPGLMFDFCCRAGICGSCAMVINGRPGLACQTKAKDLPGHIILHPLPVFKLIGDLCVDTGVWFRAMYARTESWIHTSKEFDPQAQEERMDNKIAEEIYELERCIECGCCVAACGTARMREDFLGAASLNRIARFMVDPRDQRSDQQYFDIIGNDYGIFGCMGLLACEDVCPKNLPLQDQLGFLRRKMGITALR